From the genome of Tautonia marina, one region includes:
- a CDS encoding MBL fold metallo-hydrolase: MLEGAAPEELEHPVDNAPVRSFAHNGMTIEGYSRAAVQTYWRVPELKLGFDLGLQPWSFMSTPTWFVSHGHLDHIAALPVYVARRRLMKMEPPTIYMPSEIVEPVHALLRACQRLDRGKQLANVVGLEPGMEVQLGRDLIVSAVATKHTIASLGYIVWERRKKLLPEYHGLSGPEIRDLRLSGTEVTKEIRLPRLAYLGDTNPVGLDQNPEAFDAEVLILEMTFVAKGERPDRIHKYGHMHLDDFVARADRFKNAWIIASHFSTRLHPDLIQKIVTRTLPEGLRERVKIWL; the protein is encoded by the coding sequence GTGCTCGAAGGGGCCGCCCCCGAGGAACTGGAGCACCCGGTCGATAATGCGCCGGTGCGGTCCTTTGCCCACAACGGAATGACGATCGAAGGCTACTCGCGGGCTGCCGTGCAGACCTACTGGCGCGTGCCGGAGTTGAAGCTCGGGTTCGACCTCGGCTTGCAGCCCTGGAGCTTCATGAGTACGCCCACCTGGTTCGTCTCGCACGGGCATCTCGACCACATTGCCGCCCTGCCGGTCTACGTCGCCCGCCGTCGCCTGATGAAAATGGAGCCGCCGACGATCTACATGCCCAGCGAGATCGTCGAGCCGGTGCATGCCCTGCTCCGAGCCTGCCAGCGCCTCGACCGGGGGAAACAACTGGCGAACGTGGTCGGTCTGGAGCCGGGCATGGAAGTGCAACTCGGCCGCGACCTGATCGTCTCTGCCGTGGCGACGAAGCATACGATTGCGTCGCTCGGTTACATCGTCTGGGAGCGTCGGAAGAAGCTCCTGCCCGAATATCACGGCCTCTCCGGCCCCGAGATCCGCGATCTCCGCCTCTCGGGAACCGAGGTGACGAAGGAGATTCGTCTGCCTCGTCTGGCCTACCTGGGGGACACGAACCCGGTGGGCCTCGACCAGAACCCCGAGGCCTTCGATGCCGAAGTGCTCATCCTGGAAATGACCTTCGTCGCCAAGGGAGAACGGCCCGACCGCATCCACAAGTACGGCCACATGCACCTCGATGACTTCGTGGCCCGCGCCGACCGCTTCAAGAACGCCTGGATCATCGCCTCGCACTTCTCGACCCGGTTGCATCCCGACCTGATCCAGAAGATCGTCACCCGCACCCTCCCCGAAGGACTCCGCGAGCGGGTGAAAATCTGGCTCTGA
- a CDS encoding PfkB family carbohydrate kinase encodes MSRRVLVFGPAYLDRVLRVDRPLVPPQFNAGPLDLSVGGKWAGESGPSTILRLTDPNDVHLEIELPEGWPKELPSRIDLDRCVFQGKGSSVHMVKGIEWQDDLGGMGAGFASALGGLLVSALGPESDPTSARIASMLAEQGIRHHPIRVPDVQADWTLLVTSGPYGDKLPVGFRGCHASLSDYPGPRDEGFDVLIVASLTNRLVRSALESVTARVRVFAPTLKNMTDTDPPLSAFADRVDLLCCNRHEWEALADRQAVAEIIPILSITDGPNGGIVRFHDPSGALRDHHEPAFPRDHPPRDTNRAGEAYASTLLTTLLDAGWQTGQVEASVIELAARRAAAAAGLVIGHEDFRFPTAEEIDDAVRLGRIG; translated from the coding sequence ATGTCGCGTCGCGTGCTTGTGTTCGGTCCCGCCTACCTCGATCGCGTGCTCCGGGTCGATCGCCCGCTCGTGCCTCCCCAATTCAACGCGGGACCGCTCGATCTGAGCGTCGGTGGGAAATGGGCGGGCGAGAGCGGACCGAGCACGATCCTTCGCCTGACCGATCCGAACGACGTTCACCTTGAAATCGAGCTGCCCGAAGGCTGGCCGAAGGAGCTTCCCTCGCGGATCGACCTCGATCGATGCGTTTTCCAGGGGAAGGGATCCTCGGTTCACATGGTCAAGGGAATCGAGTGGCAAGACGACCTGGGGGGCATGGGAGCCGGTTTTGCCTCGGCACTGGGGGGGCTCCTGGTCAGTGCACTTGGCCCGGAATCGGACCCGACCTCGGCTCGCATCGCCTCGATGCTGGCCGAGCAGGGAATCCGGCATCATCCGATCCGGGTTCCTGACGTTCAGGCCGACTGGACCCTATTGGTCACCAGCGGTCCGTACGGTGACAAGCTCCCGGTTGGCTTCCGAGGATGCCACGCCTCACTCTCCGATTATCCGGGGCCACGGGACGAGGGTTTCGACGTCCTCATCGTCGCCTCGTTGACGAACCGGCTGGTTCGATCGGCCCTCGAATCGGTCACGGCCCGCGTCCGGGTCTTCGCCCCCACTTTGAAGAACATGACCGACACCGATCCGCCGCTCTCCGCGTTTGCCGATCGGGTCGATCTGCTCTGCTGCAACCGGCACGAGTGGGAGGCGCTGGCCGATCGGCAGGCGGTGGCCGAAATCATCCCGATCCTCTCGATCACCGACGGCCCGAATGGCGGGATCGTCCGCTTCCACGACCCGTCCGGAGCCCTTCGAGATCACCACGAGCCGGCCTTCCCCCGCGATCATCCCCCCCGAGACACGAACCGGGCCGGAGAGGCCTACGCCTCGACCCTGCTCACCACCTTGCTCGATGCCGGCTGGCAGACCGGACAGGTCGAGGCCAGCGTCATCGAACTTGCCGCGCGGCGGGCCGCGGCCGCCGCGGGATTGGTGATCGGCCACGAGGACTTTCGCTTCCCAACGGCCGAAGAAATCGACGACGCCGTCCGTCTCGGCCGGATCGGCTGA
- a CDS encoding Rieske (2Fe-2S) protein translates to MRRSVAVCRFEDVPEGRGRVVRLEDRVIAVFRDGDRIVALDDRCPHAGASLGNGWIEEGAVVCPLHRWRFSLIDGRCLGVEGGEGVPRLPVEVREGWVWLTG, encoded by the coding sequence GTGCGGAGATCGGTGGCCGTCTGTCGATTCGAGGACGTTCCCGAAGGCCGGGGGCGGGTGGTCCGTCTTGAGGATCGGGTCATCGCGGTGTTCCGGGACGGCGATCGGATCGTCGCGCTGGACGATCGTTGCCCGCATGCCGGGGCCTCGCTTGGGAACGGCTGGATCGAGGAAGGGGCGGTTGTCTGCCCCTTGCACCGCTGGCGATTCTCCCTGATTGACGGCCGATGCCTGGGAGTCGAAGGAGGCGAGGGGGTCCCTCGCCTCCCGGTCGAGGTCCGCGAGGGTTGGGTCTGGTTGACCGGTTGA
- a CDS encoding vWA domain-containing protein, with protein sequence MLLLAQANPLGGLNLQFDPPVPWSSAWGPTFWSILVGVPVTIILLYFLKLRRKPVQVPSTFLWKRSMEDLHVNSLFQRLRRNLLLFLQLMAVFFVLLALLGPQMKGSTRVGQRYVIAIDTSASMSATDLEPNRLDEAKTRALDLVDSMGSQDLAMVIAFSDTARVISTYTGNKGQLRDRIASIAPSRTGTSLREALEVAAGLANPSKQFGEGEIASEVQPPRLMVYTDGGFPDVEGFSLGNLIPEIVVLGQPPAQGQSLPSSNDGETTDPAVPPSNNVAVLALQTARNEERPDQIQLFGRVRNYRDEPVETVARLLRHELDEPIGEGRLIDAIEVSLPARGSRSFKFDLPDPGPVGLEVRLDLQDDLEQDNHAYAAIGRPRQARVLVVTAGNRYLLNALTTATAGDAAEVVEIRPEDLETDDIQRALLAGLYDLIVFDRVAPSDPPVGNTLYLGAMPPGEAFEQARPVEAPIVLDWDISHPMLQYVRDLPLVLIREARVVEPPPGSTTLIESDKGPIAFITPREGYSDAVVGFSIYGEERALNTDWHTKLSFPVFLYNTLRFLGNVEEGLGDQVQQPGQPVVLRAAPTVDEITIDPPREPSSDVRRSDLGTFVFNGADEPGLYRVSWESGDAIEQSVFAVNLFDARESNLAPRGIPPEGVTGREAEPYLIKIGYTEVAGTRTSQPARLDRWWWLALGALGFVLVEWYIYNRRVYI encoded by the coding sequence ATGCTGCTGCTGGCACAGGCGAACCCCCTGGGAGGGTTGAACCTCCAGTTCGACCCTCCGGTCCCCTGGTCGTCGGCCTGGGGGCCGACCTTCTGGTCGATCCTGGTCGGCGTGCCGGTCACGATCATCCTGCTCTACTTTCTCAAGCTGCGCCGAAAGCCGGTCCAGGTTCCCAGCACGTTTCTTTGGAAGCGGAGCATGGAGGATCTTCATGTCAACAGCCTTTTTCAGCGCTTAAGACGAAACCTCCTGCTCTTTCTGCAACTGATGGCGGTGTTCTTCGTGCTGCTCGCCCTGCTTGGGCCTCAGATGAAAGGCAGTACCCGCGTCGGTCAGCGCTACGTGATCGCCATTGATACCTCCGCCAGCATGTCCGCGACCGACCTCGAACCGAACCGGCTCGACGAGGCGAAGACCCGCGCCCTCGATCTTGTCGATTCGATGGGGTCGCAAGATCTGGCGATGGTGATCGCGTTCTCCGACACGGCTCGGGTCATCTCGACCTACACCGGTAACAAAGGCCAGCTGCGCGACCGGATCGCCTCCATCGCACCCAGCCGCACCGGGACTTCGCTCCGAGAAGCGCTTGAGGTTGCAGCCGGCTTGGCCAATCCATCGAAGCAATTCGGAGAAGGAGAGATCGCCAGCGAGGTTCAACCCCCCCGACTCATGGTGTACACCGATGGCGGTTTCCCCGATGTCGAGGGATTCAGCCTTGGCAACCTGATTCCCGAAATCGTGGTCCTTGGTCAACCACCGGCCCAGGGTCAATCACTCCCCTCCTCGAACGACGGGGAAACGACCGATCCGGCGGTCCCCCCCTCGAACAATGTCGCCGTTCTCGCCTTGCAAACCGCCCGCAACGAGGAGCGGCCCGACCAGATCCAGCTGTTCGGTCGCGTGCGGAATTACCGCGACGAGCCCGTCGAGACGGTCGCCCGCCTGCTGCGCCACGAGCTGGACGAACCGATCGGCGAGGGCCGATTGATCGACGCCATTGAGGTCTCCTTGCCTGCCCGAGGGTCTCGCTCCTTCAAGTTCGACTTGCCCGACCCTGGCCCGGTGGGGCTTGAGGTCCGGCTCGACCTGCAGGATGACCTCGAACAGGACAATCATGCTTATGCCGCGATTGGTCGACCCCGACAGGCTCGCGTCCTGGTTGTGACGGCGGGCAATCGTTACCTGCTCAATGCCCTGACCACCGCGACCGCCGGCGATGCCGCCGAGGTCGTCGAGATTCGTCCCGAGGATCTCGAAACCGACGACATTCAGCGGGCCTTGCTTGCCGGGCTCTACGACCTGATCGTCTTCGACCGCGTGGCGCCGAGCGATCCTCCCGTGGGCAATACCCTTTACCTCGGCGCCATGCCACCCGGCGAGGCGTTCGAGCAGGCCCGGCCGGTCGAAGCGCCAATCGTGCTCGACTGGGACATCAGCCACCCGATGTTGCAGTATGTCCGCGATTTGCCGCTCGTATTGATCCGAGAGGCCCGCGTGGTGGAGCCGCCGCCTGGCTCAACCACCCTTATCGAAAGTGACAAGGGGCCAATCGCCTTCATCACGCCTCGGGAGGGGTATTCCGATGCAGTGGTCGGCTTCTCGATCTACGGCGAGGAGCGGGCCTTGAACACCGACTGGCACACGAAGCTCAGCTTCCCGGTCTTCCTCTACAACACGTTGCGCTTTCTTGGCAATGTCGAGGAGGGGCTCGGCGATCAGGTGCAGCAACCTGGTCAGCCGGTCGTTCTTCGAGCGGCCCCGACGGTCGATGAGATTACCATTGACCCTCCCCGGGAACCTTCCAGCGATGTCCGCCGCTCCGATCTCGGGACCTTTGTCTTCAACGGTGCGGACGAGCCGGGACTCTACCGGGTTTCCTGGGAAAGTGGAGACGCGATCGAACAGAGTGTCTTTGCCGTCAACCTGTTCGATGCTCGGGAAAGCAATCTTGCCCCTCGGGGGATTCCGCCCGAAGGGGTGACGGGGAGAGAGGCTGAGCCTTACCTCATCAAGATTGGCTATACCGAGGTCGCCGGGACCCGTACCTCGCAACCGGCCCGCCTCGATCGCTGGTGGTGGCTGGCTCTGGGCGCGCTCGGCTTCGTGCTGGTGGAATGGTACATCTACAACCGCCGCGTCTACATCTGA
- a CDS encoding AAA family ATPase — MSDTATNDSMEARADAFRLAYRRVKDEIGKVIVGHDEIVHGVLTCLFVGGHALLEGVPGLGKTLLVRTLADAVSLDFNRIQFTPDLMPADILGTNVVMETPDGRRMFEFQRGPIFSQIILADEINRATPKTQSALLEAMQEKSVTVGGTIHTLKQPFFVLATQNPIEQEGTYPLPEAQLDRFLFKLVVGYSTREELATILDRTTRGETPHAEKVIDGDTLMQCQALVREVLIAPHVQDYAIRLALATHPEGPFAVDVTNRYIRWGTSPRGVQTLVLAAKVRALLDGRYNVSFEDIRRVYLPSLRHRVLLNFEAQAEGIDTDELLLKVLGAVSEKAEDPVAA, encoded by the coding sequence ATGAGCGACACCGCAACGAACGACTCGATGGAAGCCCGAGCCGATGCCTTCCGCCTGGCCTACCGCCGCGTCAAGGACGAGATTGGCAAGGTCATTGTCGGGCATGACGAGATTGTTCATGGCGTGTTGACGTGCCTGTTCGTCGGAGGTCATGCCCTGCTCGAAGGGGTGCCGGGCCTGGGCAAGACCCTGCTCGTGCGGACCCTGGCCGACGCCGTTTCGCTCGACTTCAACCGCATTCAGTTCACCCCCGACCTGATGCCGGCCGACATCCTCGGCACGAATGTGGTGATGGAAACGCCCGACGGCCGCCGCATGTTCGAATTCCAGCGCGGGCCGATCTTCTCCCAGATCATCCTGGCCGACGAGATCAACCGCGCGACTCCCAAGACCCAGTCGGCCCTGCTCGAAGCCATGCAGGAGAAATCGGTCACCGTCGGCGGCACGATCCACACCTTGAAGCAACCGTTCTTCGTGCTCGCCACGCAAAACCCCATCGAGCAGGAAGGCACTTACCCCTTGCCCGAGGCTCAGCTCGACCGCTTCCTGTTCAAGCTCGTCGTGGGCTACTCGACGCGAGAAGAACTGGCCACGATCCTCGACCGAACGACCCGAGGTGAAACGCCTCACGCCGAAAAAGTGATTGATGGTGACACCTTGATGCAATGCCAGGCCCTCGTGCGAGAGGTCCTGATTGCCCCTCACGTGCAGGACTACGCCATTCGGCTGGCCCTGGCGACTCATCCCGAAGGACCATTCGCCGTCGATGTGACCAATCGTTATATCCGCTGGGGGACCAGCCCGAGAGGGGTGCAAACCCTTGTCCTCGCCGCCAAGGTCCGCGCCTTGCTCGACGGGCGCTATAATGTCAGCTTCGAGGATATTCGCCGCGTCTACCTGCCGAGCCTCCGCCATCGGGTCTTGCTCAACTTCGAGGCCCAGGCCGAAGGGATTGACACCGATGAATTGCTCTTGAAGGTCCTTGGGGCCGTCTCCGAGAAGGCCGAAGACCCGGTCGCCGCCTGA
- a CDS encoding VWA domain-containing protein, producing MLDSLGTLRLTFLEPWWLLLIPVLLPPLVLLSTRSLAGLGSVRRGIAILLRGSVVTLLALALADPQLVRRNESLTTIFLLDASRSIPGDLQGPMLEFINRAISQHQRPGDRAGVVVFGKESKVESPPAPYTETLTGIQSTIDTEYTDLGSALKLALATFPDDSARRIVVVSDGNENRGTAYEQALAAAGLDVQIDVLPVDYLYDREVLVEKIALPPDVKKGETVNINVVVRASAPARGRLEVYQEADNSTIPIDTLDDVELQRGVNVFRIKQDITDPNFYTYLAQFIPEEDLRRGYRADRAMNNMAEAFTQYRGEANVLLIEGTANEHESLVEALRSKELAVTSLAAGDVTGAGLVGGDPLPTDLAELQKYDAIILANVPKDAFTDQQQDLIATAVEDQGIGLIMVGGDRSFGAGGWMNTPIEKALPVDMQIPSLKVKGKAAMVMVMHASEIPEGNYWQAVVAQEALKTLSSYDYAGLTYWSGQEAWLFTLREIGPSKPAMLRAIDRMTPGDAPDFNPLLVMSLRGLRQKTDAMSKHIVVISDGDPAAPTAQVVNQLKAAKITVTTVLTAAHGNDLRSLQVMQQLAEATNGRFYNVTNPKALPRIYQKEARLISRPLIYEGPPPAWNPTMVYQSEPLLGLPQDLPPISGLVLSSVKENELVEVPIVSPNPAGQLNPVLAHWNYGLGRAVAFTSDAGQKWATQWAGWENYSAFWSQVVRWALRPVDRGNLNVALRREEGRIKVVVDAVDAENDFLNFLQFQGIVNRPNRQLDAPGESVELVQVAPGKYEGTIENAEARGNYFVTLGYRGPDGTQGIRTTGLSVPYSDEYRDLRSNPVLLESLADATGGEVFSWATNPDGRLSGERTAARADVFRRDPNVQPPRSYRPIWHWMLFSAALLFVGDVGVRRIAPDFARMRRNVADALKTLRGKEVAPREEYIEKLKSRKLEVGQQIDRSRGATRFEAPAVPPPTGSPTAAPGSAADRAGDRPRSAPESRPGGGLGADAPTQKPGEESYTNRLLKAKKKVWEERDQDKDNPSGRSS from the coding sequence ATGCTCGACAGCCTCGGGACGCTCCGGCTCACCTTTCTGGAGCCCTGGTGGTTGCTCTTGATCCCCGTCTTGCTGCCGCCGCTCGTTTTGCTCAGCACGAGGAGTCTGGCGGGTCTGGGGTCAGTGCGTCGGGGGATCGCCATTCTGTTGCGGGGGAGTGTCGTCACCCTGCTGGCCCTTGCGTTGGCCGATCCGCAACTGGTACGCCGGAATGAATCGCTGACGACCATCTTCCTGCTCGACGCCTCGCGGTCGATTCCCGGCGACCTTCAGGGGCCAATGCTGGAATTCATCAACCGGGCGATCAGTCAGCATCAGCGGCCCGGCGACCGGGCCGGCGTGGTCGTCTTCGGCAAGGAGTCGAAGGTCGAGAGCCCCCCTGCCCCGTATACCGAGACGTTGACCGGCATCCAGAGCACGATCGACACCGAGTACACCGACCTCGGCTCGGCGCTGAAGCTCGCGCTGGCGACCTTCCCCGATGATTCGGCCCGTCGGATCGTCGTCGTTTCCGACGGCAACGAGAACCGAGGCACGGCCTACGAGCAGGCGTTGGCCGCCGCCGGACTCGACGTGCAGATCGACGTCTTGCCGGTCGATTACCTGTATGACCGCGAGGTCCTGGTCGAGAAGATCGCCCTGCCCCCCGACGTGAAGAAAGGGGAGACGGTCAACATCAACGTCGTCGTCCGCGCCTCGGCTCCGGCACGGGGACGATTGGAAGTGTATCAAGAGGCCGACAACTCAACGATTCCGATTGATACCCTCGATGATGTCGAACTCCAGCGAGGGGTGAACGTCTTCCGGATCAAGCAAGACATCACTGATCCCAACTTTTACACGTATCTCGCGCAGTTCATCCCTGAGGAAGATCTTCGTCGCGGCTATCGGGCCGACCGGGCCATGAACAACATGGCCGAGGCCTTTACCCAGTACCGGGGTGAGGCCAATGTGCTCCTCATCGAAGGCACGGCAAATGAGCATGAATCCCTGGTCGAGGCCCTGCGATCGAAGGAGCTGGCCGTCACGTCTCTGGCCGCCGGAGATGTGACTGGCGCAGGCCTCGTTGGCGGCGACCCGCTGCCGACCGACCTGGCCGAGCTTCAGAAATACGACGCCATCATCCTCGCCAACGTTCCCAAGGACGCCTTCACCGACCAGCAGCAAGACCTGATCGCCACCGCCGTGGAGGACCAGGGGATCGGCCTGATCATGGTCGGCGGCGACCGGTCGTTCGGCGCCGGCGGCTGGATGAACACTCCCATCGAAAAAGCCTTGCCGGTCGACATGCAAATCCCCTCCCTGAAGGTCAAGGGGAAGGCGGCGATGGTGATGGTCATGCACGCCAGCGAGATCCCCGAGGGGAACTACTGGCAGGCCGTCGTCGCCCAGGAGGCGCTCAAGACCCTCTCCAGCTACGACTACGCGGGCCTGACCTACTGGTCCGGCCAGGAGGCCTGGCTCTTCACCCTCCGCGAGATCGGCCCGTCGAAGCCGGCGATGCTCCGGGCGATCGACCGCATGACCCCCGGCGATGCCCCGGACTTCAACCCCTTGCTCGTCATGTCGCTGCGCGGCCTGCGTCAGAAGACCGACGCGATGTCCAAGCACATCGTCGTCATCTCCGACGGCGACCCGGCGGCACCGACGGCCCAGGTCGTCAACCAGCTCAAGGCCGCGAAGATCACCGTCACGACCGTCCTGACCGCCGCGCACGGCAACGACCTGCGGTCGCTCCAGGTCATGCAACAGCTTGCCGAGGCCACCAACGGCCGCTTCTACAACGTGACGAATCCGAAGGCCTTGCCCCGGATTTACCAGAAAGAAGCACGCTTGATCTCTCGTCCGTTGATCTATGAAGGCCCTCCCCCGGCCTGGAATCCGACGATGGTCTACCAAAGCGAGCCGTTGCTCGGCCTGCCGCAAGACCTGCCGCCGATCAGCGGCCTGGTCCTCAGCAGCGTGAAGGAAAACGAACTGGTCGAGGTACCCATCGTCTCGCCGAACCCGGCGGGGCAGCTCAACCCGGTGCTGGCCCACTGGAATTACGGCCTCGGCCGCGCCGTGGCGTTCACGTCCGACGCCGGACAGAAGTGGGCGACGCAGTGGGCGGGCTGGGAGAATTACTCGGCCTTCTGGTCGCAGGTGGTCCGCTGGGCGCTCCGGCCCGTGGATCGCGGCAACCTGAACGTCGCGCTTCGTCGTGAGGAAGGGCGGATCAAGGTGGTGGTCGATGCCGTCGACGCGGAGAACGACTTCCTCAACTTCCTCCAGTTCCAGGGAATCGTCAATCGCCCGAATCGCCAGCTCGACGCCCCGGGCGAATCGGTCGAGCTGGTCCAGGTGGCCCCCGGCAAGTACGAAGGGACGATCGAGAACGCCGAGGCTCGGGGAAACTACTTCGTGACCCTCGGGTATCGAGGCCCCGACGGGACGCAGGGAATTCGCACCACTGGTCTGTCTGTCCCGTACTCGGATGAGTACCGCGATCTCCGTTCGAACCCCGTTCTGCTCGAAAGCCTCGCCGATGCGACTGGAGGCGAGGTCTTCTCGTGGGCAACCAACCCCGACGGCCGCCTCAGCGGCGAGCGAACCGCCGCGCGGGCCGATGTCTTCCGGCGCGATCCGAACGTTCAGCCCCCGCGTAGCTATCGGCCGATCTGGCACTGGATGCTGTTCAGCGCGGCGCTTCTCTTCGTGGGAGATGTGGGTGTCCGGCGGATTGCCCCCGATTTTGCTCGGATGCGACGGAATGTTGCCGATGCCTTGAAAACCCTGCGCGGCAAGGAGGTCGCCCCGCGAGAGGAATACATCGAGAAGCTCAAGAGCCGAAAGCTGGAGGTCGGCCAGCAGATCGACCGCTCGCGCGGAGCCACCCGGTTCGAAGCTCCCGCCGTTCCCCCGCCGACCGGCAGCCCGACGGCCGCTCCTGGCTCGGCGGCTGATCGGGCCGGTGATCGACCCCGCTCGGCTCCCGAGTCGCGTCCCGGCGGCGGACTCGGCGCTGATGCACCAACGCAGAAGCCCGGCGAGGAGTCGTACACCAATCGCCTTCTCAAGGCCAAGAAGAAGGTCTGGGAAGAACGCGACCAGGACAAGGACAACCCCTCGGGACGATCCTCCTGA
- a CDS encoding DUF58 domain-containing protein codes for MSTATPSPLLDPEFLTKLEQLELISRKIFVGRMKGERRSKRRGSSVEFADHRNYSVGDDLRHIDWNVYGRLDKLFLKLFLEEEDLHFYTLVDTSLSMDFGDPTKLHYAKQVAAALSFIGLVNHDRIVIDSFSSTLEPGLSSVRGRSQMWRVVQYLDQLQAHGGSDLTAAARSFAIKHPGKGIVVVISDFMDKRGYEDALRYLIARNMDIYAVQVLSREEVEPELTGDLRLVDCEDDDEAEITVSAPLLKRYKETLDAYVGGFREWCTRRGVSHIFTTNHAPFDKLILNYLRERGLVK; via the coding sequence ATGTCCACCGCGACTCCCTCTCCGCTGCTCGATCCCGAGTTCCTCACGAAGCTGGAGCAACTCGAACTGATCAGCCGGAAAATCTTCGTCGGCCGCATGAAAGGCGAGCGCCGGAGCAAGCGACGCGGCTCGTCGGTTGAATTTGCCGATCACCGGAATTATTCCGTCGGCGATGACCTTCGTCACATCGACTGGAACGTGTACGGCAGGCTCGACAAGCTGTTCCTGAAGCTCTTTCTGGAAGAAGAAGACCTTCATTTCTACACGCTTGTGGATACAAGCCTTTCGATGGACTTTGGCGACCCGACCAAGCTGCACTATGCCAAGCAGGTCGCTGCGGCTCTCTCGTTCATCGGCCTGGTCAACCACGACCGGATCGTGATCGACTCGTTTAGCAGCACCCTTGAACCGGGGCTTTCCAGCGTCCGGGGCCGATCGCAAATGTGGCGCGTGGTGCAGTATCTGGATCAGCTCCAGGCCCACGGCGGCAGCGATCTGACCGCCGCCGCGCGCTCCTTCGCCATCAAGCACCCTGGCAAGGGGATTGTCGTCGTCATCTCCGACTTCATGGATAAACGTGGTTATGAAGACGCGTTGCGTTACCTGATCGCTCGCAACATGGACATCTATGCCGTTCAGGTCCTCAGCCGCGAAGAGGTTGAGCCCGAGTTGACCGGTGACCTCCGCCTCGTCGATTGCGAGGATGACGACGAGGCCGAGATCACCGTCAGCGCCCCGCTCCTGAAGCGGTACAAGGAAACGCTCGATGCCTACGTCGGCGGCTTCCGCGAATGGTGTACCCGACGCGGCGTCTCGCATATCTTCACGACCAATCACGCCCCTTTCGATAAGCTGATCCTGAATTACTTGCGCGAGCGAGGGCTCGTCAAGTGA
- a CDS encoding NHL repeat-containing protein, whose product MPSRRRFLGGLLASSATCWGSGCNLGRESYAETVWGIHGTKPGWLQKPRVAAFDADDLLYIADLTDRIQVFDRDGTFLRHWRTPDLNIDGPSGLTVDRLGRVLVADTHFYRILVYDRYGSLLFQIGDGIQGSTPGRFDYPTDVVIDRDGCFYVSEYGENDRIQVFSPDGEWLRQWGGHGHRPGQFVRPAALDIDEDDRLYVADACNHRIQIFDTQGELIDLWGSRGSEPGQINYAYDVAIGPDGHLAVCEYANCRVQKFTRDGQSLGTWGRPGRGPGDLNNPWALAIDSQGAVSVIDSNNHRVQRFRF is encoded by the coding sequence ATGCCGTCGCGACGCCGATTTCTGGGGGGCCTGCTGGCCTCGTCGGCGACGTGCTGGGGCTCGGGGTGCAATCTCGGTCGAGAATCGTACGCGGAAACGGTCTGGGGGATTCACGGAACCAAGCCCGGCTGGCTGCAAAAGCCTCGGGTGGCCGCTTTTGATGCCGACGATCTTCTCTACATCGCCGACCTGACCGACCGTATCCAGGTCTTCGATCGAGACGGCACCTTTTTGCGACACTGGCGGACCCCAGACCTGAATATCGACGGCCCGAGTGGATTGACGGTCGATCGCCTGGGGCGCGTCCTGGTGGCCGATACCCATTTCTACCGTATCCTGGTGTATGATCGGTACGGGTCGCTCCTGTTTCAGATCGGCGACGGGATTCAGGGATCGACCCCCGGCCGGTTCGACTATCCGACTGACGTGGTGATCGACCGCGACGGCTGCTTCTACGTCAGCGAGTACGGCGAAAACGACCGCATCCAGGTCTTCTCTCCTGATGGAGAATGGCTTAGACAGTGGGGGGGGCATGGGCACCGCCCCGGTCAGTTTGTCCGACCCGCGGCGCTCGACATCGACGAGGACGATCGCCTTTACGTCGCCGACGCCTGCAACCATCGCATCCAGATCTTCGACACCCAGGGAGAGTTGATCGACCTCTGGGGTTCCCGAGGTTCCGAGCCGGGCCAGATCAACTACGCCTACGATGTGGCAATTGGGCCGGATGGCCATCTGGCAGTCTGTGAGTATGCGAACTGCCGCGTCCAGAAGTTCACCCGAGACGGCCAGAGCCTTGGCACCTGGGGACGCCCCGGTCGAGGCCCCGGAGACCTGAACAACCCGTGGGCGCTGGCGATCGACAGCCAGGGAGCTGTCTCGGTGATCGACTCGAACAACCATCGTGTCCAGCGGTTCCGGTTCTGA